A genomic segment from Acyrthosiphon pisum isolate AL4f chromosome A3, pea_aphid_22Mar2018_4r6ur, whole genome shotgun sequence encodes:
- the LOC100160019 gene encoding teneurin-m isoform X2 — MKVAGKANRAYQPYQHRGDSSDGECDEDTAEFQPNRHQHSLQHQYHRHRRPNHTYQQPGALLNTDTSGTSGNCSDATLTDSELAFTRDATLQLHDGGCLLNDSLRNPPDVPPRNPGTMSRLNGRLKGSGQGSNAGTMVHLAGDHQHPMDLDFEPSNCVIRTASGSVYIQPDMTKSVLDYKNTSSCSSPSKTDIHKSSERCSLGYGVGMPVLPVRNNLRRPTSSHHFSSASRFQFQKGFASRCSWKCTSIVLIIVCLLMAVALTYITSSNLLRLSYQGPASCSVLVDENGGNGDSLAMPKSLNHTKTSENTGRWRPRDLESRARSKRSLERQRQNHRPLDLLDGGDGDVGANGDGTVVEHDNPVEDSLSSSTLYARTNRALPRQMDDAMMVVKSSSSKRLPPTRKHRKRQASDMIVYRKDSDDDDDGNIMAGSVDIVPLDSEHRIRVNLTIASDDDSAGSPMYALSLSLPRADQVEPVRVPAAVANPPNSVPPLLPSPGAECDCFCPCLGQDDDDDDDGDRMVTANIVSTIPSTFSPIGNTTTDTIWTTEYSTTESPEPTVDVVSCPPPVLLFCDTGSKLFPVRTAPPDGTTFAQITLGDKIDGEIPAFGYWNVQFYHSRAAYVRFNYDFPRGASIAVYGRRNALPTHTQYEILELLNGFQSRQTRSAHPIIKKEVTHYLEPGHWFVSMYNDDGDLTTLTFSASVSQDMTLSCPNGCSGKGECMVGHCQCNPGFSGDDCSDSVCPVLCSQRGEYINGECQCNPGWKGKECNLRHDECEVPDCNGHGYCTNGKCICALGFKGKFCSEVDCPNPNCSGHGVCVEGTCICKKGWKGVNCDEMDKDALQCLPDCSGHGTFDLEAQTCQCEPMWSGEDCSKELCDLDCGTHGHCVGDTCACHSGWSGQYCNLKLCDNRCNEHGQCKNGTCLCVTGWNGKHCTLEGCPNSCSGHGQCRVNSDNVWQCKCSDGWDGLDCNTQLERDCNDNIDNDKDGLMDCEDPECCLNHLCRSSQHCVSSPKPIDILLRKQPPAITASFFERTKFLIEEGSLQNYVRPDTFNESIFWSHFNTSRSAVIRGRVVTSTGMGLMGVRVSTNIAPEGFTLTREDGWFDLLVNGGGAVTLQFGRSPFKAQTQIVNVPWNEIVIIETIVMSLTEDKGIQLSGQACKAHDYDLMKPVVLASWKHGFQGSWSDKSAVLAESQVVQESFQIPGTGLNLVYHSSRSAGYLSTIQLQLTPETIPSTLKLIHLRITIEGILFEKTFEADPVIKYTYAWNRLNVYRQNVYGVTTALVKVGYEYTDCRNIVWDVQTTKLSGNDMSISEVGSWNLDIHHRYNFHEGILQKGDGSNIYLKQKPRIILTTMGDGHQRPLDCIDCDGDNGLKQRLLAPVALASAPDGSIYVGDFNLIRRIMTDGTVKTVVRLNVTRVSYRYHIAVSPLDGSLFISDPESHQILKVKNPNNFSDPDHNWEPAVGSGERCLPGDEAHCGDGALARDAKLAYPKGVAISSDNILYFADGTNIRMVDKDGLVSTLIGNHMHKSHWKPIPCEGTLNTGEVHLRWPTDLSINPLDNTLHIIDDHMVLKLTTDNRLKVIAGRPMHCPPVGRTGLNTDQELAIQTALVMPQSIAFAPNGNMYVAESDSQRTNRIRVISTEGKISRFAGTESKCNCLDRGCDCYEEDHYLAATAKFNTISSISVSPDGVVHVADQANYRIRSIMSRSPEATATREYEVYSPTTQELYVFNRFGQHITTRNILTGETSYQFTYNQFTSSGKLSSVTDAAGNKVFLLRDHAQQVNSIENTKGQKCRLRMSRMKLLTEVNTPDNYNITFDYYGPSGLLRSKLDSAGRGYVYTYDDFGRLIGAVTPTGKLIRLAFDLSVKGATVMVYNDDSQPITMLIKGTSVETKLGGSEEHTSITSEGDIVSETSWGNRVTIESVPYAVLMEANSVLVESYPVPGKLKTEIGSELANRFEWRYYLRGQSGGKLKPGEAKSVAQVGKKLRINGENIVSLEFDRDSGTVAAFIDEHIELINITYDIAGRPFRWGPRNKIYSEVELTYDRFSRLSVWRWGDLKEMYGYDRAGRLAEIRYADGKSTLYVFKDMFSSLPLKVTTPRGSDYLLQYDESGALQSLTTPRGHIHAFSIQTSLGFYKYQYHSPVSPHPYELRYDDNTNILAKIYPHQSGRVSYLYDQHGNIEIILAGLLSIHYTYQVNTNLVKNINVVEPGFELKHEIRYHLGMIKDERYLFSAKCGLHNTHLKYQTDGNARVTSIDVTIGNKELSQLKLKYNQNIGTLESISDLRIYKNTFNKTVIHDTAKQFFSISEYDNHGRLKSIMTNIKSMDVYRMELEYDVRNRISSQKITLGRTKIQNTMTYSADGHLFEVAGSSDWKYIYDENGNIIGVMDYGQKLTLGYDVGDRVVQVADVQLYSYDTRGFVSKRGETHLNYNDMGLLSDATESDRFSVSYYYDHKNRLLGIRNAGENVTQFLYTDPQRPNLVMAIHYPSTGRTFHYLYDDRNTLIAIDSPEQRFFVATDQNGSPLAVFDVSGNIIKEITRTPFGGLRKDSHPDLYIPIDFHGGILDPHTRLIYLDKKWYDPSVGQWITPDWERLSSRLSYPTDIFIYRFQNNDPISSSSAQNINYMTDLNSWLKLYGYDIGNMIGSSYTRTQLHQPSAKVSSPQLTPQFNVVSGLQCIVEKEMALFGEFGFIPEPLLKMETQTRNLLPRVAFQRSIFGEGVLVSRSNEGLALISVVDGDNSVVQDVVMSVFNGSYFLDLHFEQHDKDLFYFVKDNALKQNDDMEELKRLGGMFNVTTHETADGKELRLLSAEALISIRYGTDPQQERHRLLKHAHKRAVERAWESERSLVAAGSRGARAEWNAEEREELVNRGRVDGYEGVAIHDVSGHRPQLADDPGNVRFQKSPNRKKRNRRTHYKKTTKDE, encoded by the exons gtTGTCTACTAAACGATTCTTTGAGAAATCCACCAGATGTGCCACCGAGAAATCCCGGCACGATGAGTAGGTTGAACGGTCGGCTGAAGGGTTCCGGACAGGGATCCAATGCCGGCACGATGGTACATCTTGCAGGAGACCATCAACACCCGATGGACTTAGACTTTGAACCATCCAATTGTGTCATAAGAACTGCTTCCGGGTCCGTTTACATACAGCCGG ACATGACGAAAAGTGTGTTGGACTACAAGAATACGTCATCATGCAGTAGTCCTTCTAAGActgatattcataaatcatcGGAAAG GTGCTCTTTAGGTTACGGTGTAGGCATGCCGGTACTACCAGTCAGGAATAACCTGAGACGACCAACGTCTTCTCATCATTTTTCATCCGCGTCCCGGTTCCAGTTCCAAAAAGGTTTCGCTTCCCGGTGTTCATGGAAGTGCACGTCAATAGTGTTAATAATTGTGTGCTTGTTGATGGCTGTTGCATTAACTTATATCACGT CATCAAACCTTTTGCGGTTATCGTACCAAGGTCCAGCATCGTGTTCGGTGCTGGTTGATGAGAATGGTGGAAACGGTGACTCACTGGCCATGCCGAAATCGCTGAACCACACGAAAACTTCGGAAAACACAGGTAGGTGGCGTCCACGAGACCTAGAATCCCGCGCACGTAGTAAACGTAGTTTGGAACGACAACGTCAAAATCACCGACCACTGGACTTGCTTGACGGCGGTGATGGTGACGTTGGAGCTAACGGTGATGGTACGGTAGTTGAGCATGATAACCCGGTAGAAGATAGTTTATCCTCTAGCACGCTTTACGCACGTACTAACAGAGCTTTGCCCCGACAAATGGACGACGCCATGATGGTGGTGAAGTCTTCGTCGTCCAAACGGCTACCTCCGACCCGTAAACATCGGAAACGGCAGGCTTCTGACATGATTGTGTACCGGAAGGATTCcgatgacgatgacgacggcAATATCATGGCTGGAAGCGTGGATATCGTGCCGTTGGATTCCGAACACCGCATTCGGGTAAATCTGACGATAGCATCTGACGATGACTCGGCTGGAAGTCCGATGTACGCCTTGTCCCTGTCGTTGCCCAGAGCCGATCAGGTTGAACCTGTAAGAGTCCCTGCTGCCGTCGCGAATCCGCCGAACTCTGTGCCGCCATTGCTACCATCGCCCGGCGCAGAGTGCGATTGTTTCTGTCCGTGTCTCGGTCAAgacgacgatgatgacgacGACGGAGATAGGATGGTCACGGCTAATATCGTATCGACAATTCCTTCGACATTCTCACCGATCGGTAACACGACGACCGATACGATTTGGACTACAGAGTATTCCACAACCGAATCTCCCGAACCGACTGTGGACGTAGTTTCATGTCCTCCTCCCGTTCTGCTGTTTTGTGACACAG GGTCAAAGTTATTCCCAGTCAGGACGGCACCACCCGACGGTACTACTTTTGCGCAGATAACATTAGGCGATAAAATTGACGGAGAAATACCGGCATTCGGCTACTGGAATGTCCAGTTTTATCATTCACGGGCTGCCTACGTACGGTTCAACTATGACTTTCCAAGAGGCGCCAGCATTGCCGTGTACGGGCGAAGGAACGCACTACCTACGCACACCCAGTACGAGATATTGGAGCTGCTCAATGGTTTTCAATCTCGACAGACCCGGTCCGCACAC CCAATCATCAAAAAGGAAGTTACTCATTATCTGGAACCCGGTCACTGGTTTGTATCGATGTATAATGACGATGGAGATTTAACTACGTTGACGTTCTCAGCATCAGTATCGCAAGACATGACGTTGAGCTGTCCTAATGGATGTAGTGGTAAAGGGGAATGCATGGTAGGCCATTGTCAGTGCAACCCTGGATTTAGCGGAGACGACTGCAGTGACA gCGTTTGTCCAGTATTATGCAGCCAAAGAGGCGAGTACATCAATGGTGAATGCCAGTGCAACCCTGGATGGAAAGGCAAAGAGTGTAATCTGAGACACGATGAATGTGAAGTGCCCGATTGCAATGGTCATGGTTATTGCACGAATGGTAAATGTATTTGTGCACTTGGATTCAAAGGGAAATTTTGTTCGGAAg TGGACTGCCCAAATCCAAATTGTAGTGGCCACGGGGTTTGTGTTGAGGGAACTTGTATTTGCAAAAAAGGTTGGAAGGGCGTGAACTGTGATGAAATGGATAAAGACGCCCTACAATGTCTGCCCGATTGCTCGGGACACGGGACGTTCGATTTAGAAGCACAGACATGTCAATGTGAACCCATGTGGTCTGGTGAAGATTGTTCtaaag aattGTGTGACCTGGACTGTGGTACACATGGACATTGTGTAGGTGATACTTGTGCCTGTCATTCTGGTTGGTCTGGTCAGtattgcaatttaaaactaTGTGATAACCGATGCAATGAGCACGGACAATGCAAAAATGGCACTTGTTTGTGCGTCACTGGTTGGAATGGCAAACATTGTACACTCGAAGGATGTCCAAATAGTTGTTCTGGACACGGACAGTGTCGGGTAAACAGCGACAACGTGTGGCAATGTAAATGTTCTGACGGATGGGATGGTTTGGATTGTAATACTCAATTAGAACGAGACTGTAACGATAATATCGATAATGACAAAg ATGGTCTTATGGACTGCGAAGATCCGGAATGTTGTTTAAACCATTTGTGCCGCAGTAGTCAGCACTGCGTGTCATCGCCAAAGCCCATTGACATACTCTTACGTAAACAACCTCCGGCAATAACTGCATCGTTTTTCGAACGAACAAAATTTTTAATCGAAGAAGGCAGTCTACAAAATTATGTTAGACCTGATACATTCAATGAAAG CATTTTCTGGAGTCACTTCAACACGAG cCGATCGGCTGTTATTCGTGGTCGAGTTGTTACGTCAACTGGAATGGGATTAATGGGTGTTCGGGTTAGCACGAACATTGCACCCGAAGGATTCACATTAACTCGTGAAGATGGTTGGTTTGATTTATTGGTAAATGGAGGAGGAGCTGTAACTTTGCAGTTTGGTAGAAGTCCGTTTAAAGCACAGACTCAAATTGTAAACGTTCCTTGGAATGAG ATCGTTATTATTGAGACAATAGTGATGTCACTGACGGAAGATAAAGGTATTCAGCTTAGCGGACAAGCTTGCAAAGCACACGATTATGACCTTATGAAACCCGTTGTATTAGCATCCTGGAAACACGGTTTTCAAGGATCTTGGTCTGATAAGAGTGCGGTTTTAGCTGAATCTCAg gTTGTACAAGAAAGCTTCCAAATTCCGGGAACAGGGTTAAACTTGGTTTATCATAGCTCCAGATCAGCTGGATATTTGTCTACAATACAATTACAACTCACACCCGAGACAATTCCATCAACTTTGAAATTGATTCACTTACGAATAACTATAGAAggaatactttttgaaaaaacattcgAGGCTGATcctgttataaaatatacgtacgCTTGGAACAGACTTAACGTTTATCGTCAAAACGTATATGGAGTCACAACAGCTTTGGTTAAGGTCGGATATGAATATACCGACTGTCGGAATATTGTTTGGGACGTTCAGACAACCAAACTGAGTGGAAATGATATGAGCATATCAGAAGTAGGATCTTGGAATCTAGATATTCATCATCGGTACAATTTTCACGAAGGCATACTGCAAAAGGGCGATGGAtcgaatatttatttgaaacaaaaGCCTAGGATTATTTTGACTACTATGGGTGATGGACATCAAAGGCCATTAGATTGTATAGACTGTGATGGCGATAATGGCTTAAAACAGAGACTTTTGGCTCCAGTCGCATTAGCTTCTGCCCCAGATGGCTCTATATATGTTGGTGATTTTAATCTGATTCGACGTATTATGACAGACGGCACAGTTAAAACCGTTGTCAGATTAAA tgttaCGAGGGTGTCATATCGGTATCATATCGCCGTTAGTCCTTTAGATGGATCATTGTTTATTTCTGATCCAGAGAGCCATCAAATTCTAAAAGTAAAGAACCCAAATAACTTTTCCGATCCAGATCATAACTGGGAACCAGCAGTTGGATCGGGCGAACGTTGTCTACCGGGAGATGAAGCGCATTGTGGAGATGGTGCATTAGCTAGAGATGCGAAATTAGCATACCCCAAAG gtgttGCTATATCTTCAgacaacattttatactttgccGATGGGACAAACATTCGGATGGTGGACAAAGATGGTTTAGTATCCACTTTGATTGGTAACCATATGCATAAATCACACTGGAAACCTATACCTTGTGAAGGGACTTTAAACACAGGCGAAGTGCATCTAAGGTGGCCAACCGATCTTAGTATCAACCCCTTGGATAATACTTTACACATTATCGACGACCACATGGTACTGAAGTTGACCACAGACAACAGGTTAAAAGTTATTGCCGGCCGTCCAATGCACTGCCCACCCGTTGGACGTACTGGTCTAAATACGGATCAGGAATTAGCTATACAAACGGCATTAGTTATGCCTCAGAGTATTGCTTTTGCACCTAATGGCAATATGTATGTCGCTGAATCGGATTCACAGAGAACAAATAGGATTAGAGTCATAA gtactGAAGGTAAGATTTCTCGTTTCGCCGGTACAGAGTCAAAATGTAATTGTTTGGACCGTGGGTGTGACTGCTATGAAGAAGACCATTATTTAGCAGCAACTgcaaagtttaatacaatttcgTCAATCTCTGTATCTCCCGATGGTGTAGTCCATGTAGCAGATCAAGCCAATTACAG aatAAGATCTATTATGTCGAGGTCCCCAGAAGCGACAGCTACACGCGAATACGAAGTTTACTCACCAACCACTCAAGAACTTTATGTTTTCAACCGTTTTGGTCAACATATCACAACTCGTAATATTCTTACTGGAGAGACTAGCTATCAATTCACTTATAATCAATTCACCAGTAGTGGAAAACTAAGTTCTGTTACTGATGCAGCTGGCAATAAAGTGTTCTTATTAAGAGATCATGCACAGCAAGTCAATTCAATCGAAAATACTAAAGGCCAAAAATGTAGACTACGCATGTCTCGTATGAAACTATTAACGGAGGTTAACACTcccgataattataatataacttttgatTATTACGGACCGTCTGGTTTATTACGATCAAAGTTAGATTCAGCTGGTAGGGGTTATGTGTACACATATGATGATTTTGGACGATTAATTGGTGCTGTTACGCCTACTGGAAAACTCATTAGATTGGCATTTGACTTGAGCGTAAAAGGAGCAACTGTAATGGTATACAACGATGATAGTCAACCAATAACAATGTTGATTAAGGGAACGTCTGTAGAAACCAAATTag gtGGTTCAGAGGAACATACATCAATAACTAGTGAAGGTGATATTGTATCGGAGACGTCTTGGGGAAATCGAGTGACAATAGAGTCAGTTCCTTATGCTGTACTGATGGAAGCAAACTCAGTATTAGTTGAGAGTTACCCTGTGCcaggaaaattaaaaactgaaataggATCTGAATTGGCCAATAGGTTTGAATGGAGATACTATTTAAGAGGACAATCAGGAGGCAAATTGAAACCTGGcgaag CTAAATCTGTTGCACAAGTGGGTAAAAAATTACGAATCAACGGTGAAAATATCGTATCTCTTGAGTTTGACCGAGATAGTGGTACCGTGGCAGCATTTATTGACGAACACAttgaactaataaatataacctaCGATATCGCTGGAAGACCGTTTAGATGGGGACCTAG gaacaaaatatattcagaagTGGAGTTGACATATGATCGTTTTAGTAGACTTAGTGTATGGCGTTGGGGCGACCTCAAAGAAATGTATGGTTATGATAGAGCCGGTCGATTAGCTGAAATTCGTTATGCGGATGGCAAATCTACGCTTTACGTTTTCAAAGATATGTTTAGTAGTTTG CCGTTGAAAGTGACTACCCCTAGAGGAAGtgattacctattacaatatgACGAATCTGGTGCTCTTCAGTCACTAACAACTCCTAGAGGACACATACACGCATTTTCAATACAAACTTCATTAGGTTTCTATAAGTACCAATACCATTCGCCAGTAAGCCCACACCCATATGAATTAAGATACGATGACAACACGAATATTTTGGCGAAAATTTATCCACATCAATCCGGCCGTGTATCTTACTTATACGACCAACATGGaaacattgaaataatattagctG gacTCTTATCCATACACTATACCTACCAAGTCAATacaaatttggtaaaaaatataaatgtagttGAACCTGGTTTTGAGTTAAAACATGAAATTCGTTATCATCTTGGTATGATCAAGGATGAACGTTATTTGTTTAGTGCAAAATGTGGATTACATAATACACATTTGAA ataccaAACAGATGGAAATGCACGCGTAACTTCTATTGATGTCACCATCGGTAACAAAGAACTTTCCcagttaaaactaaaatataatcaaaatattgggACACTAGAAAGCATAAGTGACTTGagaatttacaaaaatacatttaataaaactgtCATACATGATACCGCCAAACAATTCTTCTCTATATCTGAATATGACAATCATGGTCGTTTGAAGTCGATAATGACCAACATTAAGTCTATGGATGTGTATAG aATGGAATTAGAATATGACGTTAGAAATAGAATTTCGTCTCAAAAGATTACTTTGGGCAgaacaaaaatccaaaatactATGACTTACAGCGCTGATGGTCATTTGTTTGAAGTGGCTGGTAGTAGTGACTGGAAGTATATCTACGATGAAAATGGCAACATTATTGGTGTCATGGACTACGGTCAAAAATTGACTTTGGGTTATGATGTCGGTGATAGGGTGGTTCAG GTAGCTGACGTTCAACTGTATAGTTATGATACTCGTGGGTTTGTATCCAAACGAGGAGAAACTCACTTAAACTATAATGACATGGGATTACTCAGCGATGCTACTGAAAGTGACCGTTTTAGTGTTTCTTATTACTACGATCACAAAAATCGGTTATTAGGTATAAGGAACGCTGGCGAAAACGTAACTCAGTTCCTTTATACCGACCCTCAACGGCCTAATTTAGTAATGGCTATACACTACCCAAGTACAGGAAGAACTTTCCATTACTTGTATGACGATCGTAATACTTTGATTGCAATTGATTCACCTGAACAAag ATTCTTTGTTGCAACCGATCAAAACGGCTCTCCTTTGGCTGTTTTCGATGTTTCTGGAAACATAATTAAAGAGATCACAAGAACGCCATTTGGTGGGCTCAGAAAAGATAGCCATCCGGACTTATACATTCCAATTGACTTCCATGGTGGAATTTTGGACCCGCATACTAGGCTGATTTATCTCGATAAGAAGTGGTACGACCCTTCTGTTGGTCAATGGATCACACCTGACTGGGAACGATTATCGTCAAGACTTAGCTATCCCACAGACATCTTTATCTATAGATTCCAAAATAATGATCCTATCAGTTCAAGTAGTGCGCAAAATATTAACTACATGACAG ACTTGAACAGTTGGTTGAAACTTTATGGTTATGATATTGGAAACATGATCGGATCATCTTACACCAGAACTCAACTGCATCAACCAAGTGCAAAGGTGTCTTCTCCACAACTTACTCCTCAATTTAATGTCGTATCTGGACTTCAGTGCATTGTAGAAaag GAAATGGCACTGTTTGGCGAATTTGGATTCATTCCTGAGCCACTGTTGAAGATGGAAACCCAGACGAGAAACCTGTTGCCCAGAGTGGCATTCCAGAGATCCATATTTGGCGAGGGCGTGTTGGTATCTCGTAGTAACGAAGGTCTAGCGTTGATATCTGTAGTGGACGGTGACAACAGCGTCGTACAAGATGTCGTCATGTCTGTATTCAACGGGTCGTATTTCTTGGACTTACATTTCGAACAACACGACAAGGACCTTTTCTATTTCGTCAAG GACAACGCGTTGAAGCAGAACGATGACATGGAAGAGCTGAAACGGCTGGGTGGCATGTTCAATGTGACCACACACGAGACAGCAGATGGTAAGGAGCTGAGACTTTTGAGCGCTGAGGCGCTGATATCGATTCGGTACGGTACAGACCCGCAACAAGAGCGCCACCGGTTGCTCAAGCATGCGCATAAACGAGCGGTGGAGCGGGCATGGGAATCAGAGCGTTCGCTGGTGGCAGCCGGGTCAAGGGGTGCCAGGGCCGAGTGGAATGCCGAAGAGCGGGAGGAGCTGGTAAACCGTGGCCGGGTGGACGGTTACGAGGGAGTTGCCATACATGACGTCAGTGGCCACCGGCCGCAGCTAGCCGATGACCCAGGAAACGTTAGGTTCCAGAAGTCACCAAACAGGAAGAAGCGAAACAGACGAACGCATTACAAAAAGACCACCAAGGACGAATGA